TTGATGTACGGCACGAAAAATATTTTTATTTCCGTGGCGGCGGATGAGTGGTGAGAGAGGTCATCCGACCTGATCTCTGCCTCTCCGGCCCCCCGAAAAAGTTGCCTGCCACAACAGAAACGATAATGTGTCACCGCGGTCATTCTCTCATCTGAAAATGGATTTTTTGACCTGGCTGGACGGCACATTCCCCCGCGACTTTTTCGATGAGACGATAGCGCAGAGGGCCCTCCGCCACCTGGGGTACCATGAGAAACGGGACCTCTTCTCCGAGGACTGCCCCGTCCGGCGCGGGGCCGAAGGGAGCTGGTACGAGTTCCTCGTGTACGAGATCATGCTCGACCTCTCCCTCCGGACCGACCTCGTACGCTCCATCGTCAGGAAAGGGGACGACATGCAGGAACCCCACGTTGCCCCGCACCCCGGCCAGAACGGATTTTTTTACTCGGAGAAGGGGAACCTGACAGTCAGGGGGAACGGGCAGACGATCGCCGAGATGGACCTCCTCTTCGTGGACAACCACGGGAACATGGGCTTTGTCGAGGTGATCACCTCGGCCATGGGCCTGAAGACGTTCCACGAGGAGGTCTGCTACAAGAAGAGGTTGCTTGGCACCCTGCTCGGGCAGAAGACCGTCCCCTTCGTCCTGGTCTCGTCGGTCGACGTCTCCCAGTACGCCAGCATCCGGAGAATCGCGGCAGAACCCGACTGCCTCGTCCTGATCACAAACCCGGTCGAGGAGATGAGGGACCTGATCTACGAGGGGTCGCTGCGGAAGAGGCCGGAAAGGCCGGGGCCGCACCCGAAGGCCGTCAGCCTCACCTGTTTCCACCCGGAAAATTCCTTCGACTACAGGGAGGTCCATGACGGCAACAGGGAGAGGGTCGTCAGGGCCATGCTCTCCGGCGCGGACGGCGGGATGGACGCGATTGCGTCGGTCGTCAACCCCCTCTCGAAGAAGATCATGCTCGGCACCCTGGACACCTTCGGCGTCCGCACGATGCTCCACGACAGGGGGGTCAGGGTAAAGGACGCCGTCCTCTCTGCCGACGACGTGGTCAGGCGCTTCTGCAGGGCGGTGATCGCCTTCGATATCCCGGCGTACACCCCTGTCGTCTACTTCAAGATGCGGGGGAAGGACGCGTACCTGAAGATCGTCCTGGACAGGGGGGGCGACCTGGCCTTCGAGAGCATGCGGACGCCCGATCGCTCGATGGCGGGGTTCTACGAGTGGCTTGACGCGGAGAAACCTTCTCTCCATCCCCGCGTTGCGGAGAGGTACGCCTCCCTCTTTTTCCCGGTGCGGGAGGCGCCTCCCCTCACCGGCGTCCCGTCCTGCCCCGCAGGCGCAGACCATTCACCAGCCGCGTGAGGCGACCGTATCCCGGCGGGGCCCCGAGAAAATCGTCCATTGCCGCCATATGCCGGCGGTGAGAGAGGACGCTCTCAGGTCTCCGCCGATCCCTCCAGCAGGCCCGAGCAGATCCCGCAGAGGTGGACCGTGACCTGCCCCCCCTGCGCCGGGTGCAGCACTCTGCTCCTGATCTTCAGGGCGTCGGCGATCGCCTGCTTTTCATGTTCGAGGGACCGGATCCCGTCACAGGCCTCCTGGATCTCAGGGTGGTCCTGGCTGATGTCGTACGCCGGGTCCATGGAGATCTGGTCTATCGACTCTTTCAACCTCTCCACGACGGCCGAGACGGTTTCGGAGTCTGAGCGGCTTTTCTGAATGATCTCATTGACGTTCGGGATCTTTTTGCCGAACTGCGGGATGTCCGTTTTTATTGTCTCGATCTTAAATTCGAGATATTCGTTCCCGGCGAGTTGATCGACCATCGACTGATAGTACTGTACGACCTCGTCCTTTTTCGATCCGATCTTGTCGCGGAGGAGCCGGATCTTCACATCGGCCTCTTCCGTCATCGCGGCCGTCAGCCCGGCGATATCCTCCTCCGACCGCCTGCAGATATAACACTCGGGTTTCGAAGACTCAACAGAAACAGGTTCTGCTTTCTGGTTCCTGTTCTTCAGCATGTCGAGTAGAGCCATACTATATCAGATGAATTCTTGAATTATAGATGTTGCTATTTTAATTTCGCGTAATTTACTGTTTAACGCATTGAATGCCAGATTTAATCGGGATGATGGGCGCGACACCTGATGGGTGTGCCCGGGGAAAAGTCTTTCCTTCACGTGTCCGGGGGTTGCAGGAAGGGGTTGCAGGGTCGAAGAAAAGGGGGATGGGAGGAGTTGTTGGCATTCTGGTCTTTCACATTATCTGCTGGCCCTATGAAAACCCCCCTGACTTATCTCCCGGCACCCGGCAGGAGGCCCCGATAGTGCCAGAAGATCAGGGCCAGGACGACGTAGATCGCCGGCGAGGCCCAGCCGAACTCGCCGAGGATCATCTCCGTCCCTGCCGTCTGCACGGTGAGGGCCGGGTAGAACTGCTGGATGAAGTAGTTCCAGAAACCGTGGAAGAGGATGGCCGGGACGACGCTCCCCGACTTCAGGGTGAGCCAGGCAAGGACGAGGCCGGCACCCATGACCGAGGGGATGAAGACGGCGATCGAGAACCAGAGGGGGCCTGCGCCGTGGTAGGTGGAGAAGAGGATCATGGGGAGGTGCCATGCCGTCCAGATGCCGCCGGAGAGGAGGGCGAGTTCGGTGAAGCCCATGAACTTCGCCATCTCCGGGACAAGGAGGCCCCGCCACCCGATCTCCTCGCCGGCGGCGGCGAAGAGGTTGAGGAGGATGGCGACGAGGAAGGCGGGGACGAAGGCGAGGCTGAAGACCGTCGCGGCGCTCCCGGTGTCGAACGCACCGATGCCGGTCGCCCAGACGGCGCCGAACATCAGGAGGCCGATGGCGATGGGGAGGAATATCCCGACCAGCGGCCAGCGGATGTCGCCGACGCGAAAGCCGAAGCCCTTCAGGTCCCGCTGGACGTACAGGCGCGTGAGGACCGCGGCGATGCCGGGGCACCACATGGTGACGAGGGTGAAGAGGAGGATGCTCTCCCGGGTCGTGCTTCCGGTCGTGAGGGCCCACCCGACGCTGCTCAGGGCAAAGGTGAGGAGGAGAAAGAGGAGCACCTCTCTCCGTGCTGTCGACGGGGAGGCGGGGTCATACGGTGTCATCGATAGCGTTTCTCCGGCGACGTATTAAGGATTTTTTCCGGTTTTGTGACGGTGTCCGGGCGCCGCGGGAGAGACCTTCGTGGAAGGTTTATGGGGGATGAAATCCCACTCGAAGTCCGTATGCGCTGCGAAACCCCCTCGTCCGTCCTCCGCGGCTGGGCCCCTGAGGACGCCCCCGCCCTCGCCCGCCATGCCGACAACCCCGCGGTCGCCTGCCATATGCGGGACGCGTTCCCCCACCCCTACACCCGCAGGGATGCGGAGACCTTCATCGCCATGGCGGCGCACACCCCCTCGGCCCTCATGCTGGCTATCGAGGTGGACGGCGAGGCCGTGGGCGGCATCGGCATCCACCCGCTCCTCGATGTCTATCGCGGGACCGCCGAGATCGGGTACTGGCTTTCTGAGGAGTACTGGGGCAGGGGGATCGCGACCGATGCGGTGCGGGCGGTCGTCCCTCTGGCCTTCGACCTCTTTCCCATCGTCCGCCTGCAGGCCGGGATCTTCGAGAACAACCCGGCGTCGATGCGGGTGCTGGAGAAGTGCGGTTTCGTGCGGGAGGCGGTCCACAGGTCGGCGGTCACGAAGGGCGGCGTC
Above is a genomic segment from Methanofollis sp. containing:
- a CDS encoding CPBP family intramembrane glutamic endopeptidase, producing MTPYDPASPSTARREVLLFLLLTFALSSVGWALTTGSTTRESILLFTLVTMWCPGIAAVLTRLYVQRDLKGFGFRVGDIRWPLVGIFLPIAIGLLMFGAVWATGIGAFDTGSAATVFSLAFVPAFLVAILLNLFAAAGEEIGWRGLLVPEMAKFMGFTELALLSGGIWTAWHLPMILFSTYHGAGPLWFSIAVFIPSVMGAGLVLAWLTLKSGSVVPAILFHGFWNYFIQQFYPALTVQTAGTEMILGEFGWASPAIYVVLALIFWHYRGLLPGAGR
- a CDS encoding GNAT family protein, whose protein sequence is MRCETPSSVLRGWAPEDAPALARHADNPAVACHMRDAFPHPYTRRDAETFIAMAAHTPSALMLAIEVDGEAVGGIGIHPLLDVYRGTAEIGYWLSEEYWGRGIATDAVRAVVPLAFDLFPIVRLQAGIFENNPASMRVLEKCGFVREAVHRSAVTKGGVVMDEYLYALVT